The Oreochromis niloticus isolate F11D_XX linkage group LG2, O_niloticus_UMD_NMBU, whole genome shotgun sequence genome includes a region encoding these proteins:
- the LOC112848004 gene encoding uncharacterized protein LOC112848004, which produces MGLAKIPSALGFQDLQKGHFPHRFNTRDNEHYVGPYPDPSFYGYERMSESGKASFMEWYQTASQNTFDFQVELRRYCVNDVDVLRKACTIYRDTLLGCTQVDPFMHTTLAAFSMGVYKTLFLPRDTLALTYDGAYVEQNKTFSNVSIEWLQYVSHTTNTVIKHALRGGEQRVGPYFLDGFDPAAHTAYEFAGCFHHGCVKCYPESEVNPVSKASYGLLHRMFCDKVDALKSQYSLSVVVMWECEWAALKQTDPAVVAFMHTYRKPERLNPRDALFGGRTNAIKLYHKVACDEKIFYYDFTSLYPTVQSKKDYPVGHPQIIYSNFDKLENYFGFVKCTVLPPRGLFHPVLPYRCHGKLMFPLCSMCAEDQNQHTACGHSDSERVLKGTWASFELEKAVEKGYKLVSIDEVWHFPNKTDTLFKDYVKAFLKLKQEASGYPEHVKTPEEQQKYIAEYYEKEGIMLDPSKICVNKAVRNCNKLLLNSLWGRFSMRSNMASSELITDPSRFSQLMFSDQYDVRQFCFISDDVAMVQWRHADGRASRVKDVNVFVGAMTTAHARLMLYDLLDSLQQRVLYCDTDSVIFTARPGDWMPPLGPFLGDLTSELASGEGGVEDHIVEFVSGGPKCYAYHTSLGKTQVKCKGVTLNAQNSKVVTHESLKGLVHKFVTNQVSDAHLVAVSDNIKRDKKKLHLKNVSVVKKLKVVYNKRRVLPDYTTLPYGF; this is translated from the coding sequence ATGGGTCTTGCCAAAATACCCTCTGCTTTAGGTTTTCAAGACCTGCAGAAGGGTCATTTCCCACACAGATTCAACACTAGGGATAATGAGCATTATGTCGGTCCATACCCGGATCCCTCCTTCTATGGCTATGAGCGCATGTCTGAAAGTGGTAAGGCGAGCTTCATGGAATGGTACCAGACCGCCTCACAGAACACCTTTGATTTTCAGGTTGAACTCAGACGCTACTGTGTTAACGATGTTGATGTCCTGCGTAAAGCATGTACCATATATCGTGACACTCTGTTGGGTTGTACACAAGTTGATCCATTCATGCACACCACCCTGGCTGCATTCAGTATGGGTGTGTATAAAACACTGTTTCTGCCTAGAGACACGCTCGCTCTCACGTATGATGGTGCATACGTTGAGCAGAATAAGACATTTTCAAACGTCTCTATTGAATGGCTTCAATATGTGTCCCACACCACCAACACAGTGATAAAACACGCTCTCAGAGGAGGCGAACAGAGGGTTGGTCCGTATTTTCTGGATGGCTTTGACCCCGCAGCTCACACGGCTTACGAATTTGCAGGATGTTTTCACCACGGATGTGTTAAATGCTACCCCGAGAGTGAAGTAAATCCTGTCAGCAAAGCGTCCTACGGACTGCTGCACCGTATGTTTTGTGACAAAGTGGATGCACTGAAATCACAATACAGTTTGAGCGTTGTTGTGATGTGGGAGTGCGAATGGGCTGCCTTGAAGCAGACAGACCCTGCAGTTGTGGCTTTCATGCATACATACAGAAAGCCAGAACGCCTGAACCCCCGAGACGCCCTTTTTGGCGGTCGCACAAATGCTATAAAACTGTACCACAAGGTAGCgtgtgatgaaaaaatattttactacgACTTCACCAGTCTCTATCCCACGGTGCAATCTAAAAAAGATTATCCTGTAGGACACCCTCAAATCATTTACAGCAACTTTGACAAGCTAGAAAATTATTTCGGCTTTGTTAAATGCACAGTACTGCCACCAAGAGGGCTTTTTCACCCCGTCCTTCCCTACAGGTGCCATGGCAAACTGATGTTTCCACTCTGCAGCATGTGCGCTGAAGACCAGAACCAGCACACTGCATGCGggcacagtgacagtgaacGGGTGTTGAAAGGCACATGGGCCTCATTTGAGCTTGAAAAAGCTGTTGAGAAAGGATACAAGCTTGTTTCTATTGATGAGGTGTGGCATTTCCCCAACAAGACCGACACATTGTTTAAAGACTATGTGAAAGCCttcctaaaacttaaacaggaGGCCTCGGGGTATCCAGAACATGTGAAAACCCCTGAAGAACAGCAAAAGTACATAGCCGAGTATTATGAAAAGGAGGGAATAATGCTGGATCCGTCCAAAATAtgtgtaaataaagctgttCGAAACTGCAACAAGCTGCTGCTAAACTCATTATGGGGTCGTTTCAGTATGAGGTCAAACATGGCATCGTCCGAGCTCATCACAGATCCGTCCAGGTTTAGTCAGCTAATGTTCAGCGATCAGTACGACGTGCGGCAGTTTTGTTTCATCTCTGACGACGTCGCCATGGTGCAGTGGCGCCACGCCGATGGTAGAGCATCCCGCGTCAAGGACGTTAATGTCTTTGTGGGTGCCATGACCACTGCACACGCCAGACTCATGTTGTATGATTTGTTAGACAGCTTGCAACAGCGCGTGCTGTATTGTGATACAGACAGCGTCATTTTCACAGCACGCCCTGGCGACTGGATGCCTCCTCTAGGCCCTTTTCTGGGTGATCTCACCAGTGAATTAGCTTCTGGAGAGGGCGGTGTGGAGGATCACATAGTAGAATTTGTTTCCGGTGGGCCAAAATGCTACGCGTATCACACATCGCTGGGCAAAACACAGGTCAAATGTAAAGGTGTAACACTGAACGCACAAAACTCCAAAGTTGTCACCCACGAATCCTTGAAAGGTTTAGTCCACAAGTTTGTAACCAATCAGGTTTCAGATGCACACCTAGTGGCTGTGTCTGATAATATCAAACGCGATAAAAAGAAGCTTCATTTGAAGAATGTATCCGTTGTGAAGAAGCTTAAAGTTGTCTACAACAAGCGCCGTGTGCTCCCAGACTACACAACCCTGCcttatggattttaa